The proteins below come from a single Candidatus Omnitrophota bacterium genomic window:
- a CDS encoding D-sedoheptulose 7-phosphate isomerase has translation MRDRIKDILLESIQVKEELMRTGLSQIIEITTIVIDALKKNGKVILFGNGGSASDSQHIAAELVGRFKKDRDALPAIALTTNTSIITALANDYGYEFVFAKQVEALGQKNDVVIGISTSGKAKNVACGIKQAKKMGIKTIALTGADGGELAKLADVSLVVPSSVTARTQEAHIIVGHIICELVEQAFCQ, from the coding sequence ATGAGAGACAGAATTAAAGATATACTGTTGGAAAGCATCCAGGTCAAAGAAGAATTAATGCGCACAGGCTTAAGCCAAATCATAGAAATCACCACTATCGTTATTGACGCCTTAAAGAAAAACGGTAAAGTAATCCTGTTCGGTAACGGCGGTTCAGCCAGTGACAGCCAGCATATTGCCGCAGAATTAGTAGGCAGGTTTAAAAAAGACAGGGATGCCCTGCCGGCTATTGCCCTGACCACAAATACCTCTATAATAACGGCGCTGGCTAATGATTACGGCTACGAGTTCGTCTTTGCAAAACAGGTAGAGGCCTTGGGACAAAAGAACGACGTGGTTATCGGGATATCCACAAGCGGAAAGGCAAAAAACGTTGCCTGCGGGATCAAGCAGGCAAAAAAAATGGGGATAAAAACAATCGCCCTCACCGGAGCGGATGGAGGGGAATTGGCTAAACTAGCTGATGTATCGCTGGTAGTGCCTTCTTCGGTCACTGCCAGGACACAGGAGGCGCACATCATCGTCGGGCATATCATTTGCGAACTGGTAGAACAGGCCTTCTGCCAATAA